One Lucilia cuprina isolate Lc7/37 chromosome 4, ASM2204524v1, whole genome shotgun sequence DNA segment encodes these proteins:
- the LOC111690566 gene encoding solute carrier family 25 member 45 — translation MKESYCDFMAGCFGGACGVLIAHPLDTIKTWQQASNTSVPTATQQIYKRNRGINGFYRGMFFPFVTTGAINSILFGVYGNHLRQLRMVCHSDYQREQLEDKNIFVAGSVAGFVQSFIACPIELIKVRLQTQHFYSDYVYGIRRTTYGTFKKILQTDGISGLYRGLIPMMCRDVFPYGIYMLAYRHTTTYIDETEFVQNRRRLRKDDEAKVDFVVTTLAGAWAGILSWVCVIPFDVVKTIMQAEESRQYRNIWHCLSKNFKRYGWRRLFRGSWMLVVRAIPFNAATFVGYEYALEWCHKVWHVQKSAPKFI, via the exons atgaaagaaagtTATTGTGATTTTATGGCTGGTTGTTTTGGTG GTGCTTGTGGAGTATTAATAGCGCATCCTTTGGACACTATAAAAACATGGCAGCAGGCTTCAAATACCTCAGTACCCACAGCCACGCAACAGATCTACAAACGTAATAGAGGG ATCAATGGATTCTATAGGGGCATGTTTTTTCCATTTGTCACAACGGGAGCCATTAATTCGATTTTATTTGGCGTCTATGGCAATCATTTGCGGCAGCTGAGAATGGTTTGTCACAGTGACTATCAACGGGAACAATTGGaggataaaaatatatttgtggcCGGTTCGGTGGCAGGTTTTGTACAATCCTTCATAGCCTGTCCCATAGAATTGATAAAAGTGCGTCTACAGACCCAACATT tttacagCGATTACGTCTATGGCATACGCAGAACCACTTATGGTACGTTTAAAAAGATCTTACAAACTGATGGTATATCGGGACTTTATCGCGGCTTAATACCCATGATGTGTCG TGATGTCTTCCCTTATGGTATTTATATGTTGGCTTATCGTCATACAACTACGTATATAGATGAAACTGAATTTGTACAAAATCGTCGGCGTTTGCGCAAAGATGATGAGGCTAAAGTGGATTTTGTGGTAACAACATTGGCAGGCGCCTGGGCTGGTATTTTATCGTGGGTGTGTGTTATACCATTCGATGTGGTTAAGACCATAATGCAGGCTGAAGAAAGTCGTCAATATCGTAATATTTGGCATTGTCTATCGAAGAATTTTAAG CGTTATGGTTGGCGTAGATTATTCCGCGGCAGTTGGATGCTGGTGGTTCGTGCTATACCCTTTAATGCCGCTACCTTTGTGGGCTACGAATATGCTCTCGAATGGTGTCATAAAGTTTGGCATGTACAAAAATCTGccccaaaatttatttaa
- the LOC111690478 gene encoding serine/threonine-protein phosphatase 2A 56 kDa regulatory subunit epsilon isoform produces the protein MSSGTFVDRIDPFAKRSLKKKSKKSQGSSRYRNSQDVELQQLPPLKADCSSLEQEELFIRKLRQCCVSFDFMDPVTDLKGKEIKRAALNDLSTYITHGRGVLTEAVYPEIIRMISLNLFRTLPPSENPDFDPEEDDPTLEASWPHLQLVYEVFLRFLESQDFQATIGKRVIDQKFVLQLLELFDSEDPRERDFLKTVLHRIYGKFLGLRAFIRKQINNIFLRFIYETEHFNGVGELLEILGSIINGFALPLKAEHKQFLVKVLLPLHKVKCLSLYHAQLAYCIVQFLEKDPFLTEPVVRGLLKFWPKTCSQKEVMFLGEIEEILDVIDPPQFVKIQEPLFRQIAKCVSSPHFQVAERALYLWNNEYAMSLIEENNAVIMPIMFPALYRISKEHWNQTIVALVYNVLKTFMEMNSKLFDELTSSYKAERQKEKKRERDREELWKKLHELELNRTKSIQGGNSNNSTNASGASTSGGGNSNANNSQQQNTNSQQSNSTATDHKFAAGASGDNKTVNAPTAATANAGAANPFAKIKAEKVEN, from the exons ATGTCATCGGGAACATTTGTTGATCGAATCGATCCATTCGCCAAACGTTCattgaaaaagaaaagtaaaaagagTCAAGGTTCCTCACGCTATAGAAATTCACAGGATGTGGAATTGCAACAATTGCCACCACTGAAAG CCGATTGTTCAAGTTTGGAACAAGAAGAATTATTTATTCGCAAATTGCGTCAGTGTTGCGTATCATTTGATTTTATGGATCCTGTGACTGATTTGAAGGGCAAAGAAATCAAACGTGCCGCCCTAAATGATTTATCCACCTACATAACACATGGACGAGGCGTACTTACAGAAGCTGTGTATCCTGAAATTATACGTATG atttcattaaatttgtttcgTACATTGCCGCCAAGTGAGAATCCAGATTTTGATCCAGAAGAGGATGATCCCACTTTAGAGGCCTCCTGGCCACACCTACAGTTGGTGTATGAggtgtttttaagatttttagaaTCGCAAGATTTTCAAGCGACCATAGGAAAACGTGTTATTGATCAAAAGTTTGTTTTACAG CTTTTGGAACTATTCGATTCTGAAGATCCACGTGAACgtgattttttgaaaactgtttTGCATcgtatttatggaaaatttttaggtttaCGAGCATTTATAAGAAAGcaaatcaataatatttttttgcgttttatttACGAAACGGAGCATTTTAACGGTGTCGGTGAATTGTTGGAAATTCTTGGAAG CATTATTAATGGTTTCGCTCTACCATTGAAGGCCGAACACAAACAGTTTTTAGTTAAGGTTTTGCTTCCTTTGCACAAAGTTAAATGTCTGTCACTGTATCACGCTCAGTTGGCCTATTGTATTGTACAATTTCTCGAAAAAGATCCATTCTTAACGGAACCAGTCGTACGGGGTCTTTTGAAATTCTGGCCAAAGACTTGTTCGCAAAAGGAAGTTATGTTTTTGGGTGAAATTGAGGAAATACTCGATGTAATCGATCCAccacaatttgttaaaatccaAGAACCTCTATTTCGTCAAATCGCCAAATGTGTATCGAGTCCACATTTCCAG GTTGCTGAACGTGCTCTGTATCTGTGGAACAATGAATATGCTATGTCCTTAATTGAAGAAAATAATGCTGTCATAATGCCCATCATGTTTCCGGCATTGTATCGCATTAGTAAAGAACACTGGAACCAGACAATTGTGGCTTTAGTTTACAATGTTTTGAAGACTTTTATGGAAATGAATTCGAAATTGTTCGATGAACTTACCTCTAGCTATAAAGCGGAAAGGCAAAA AGAAAAGAAACGCGAAAGAGATCGTGAGGAATTGTGGAAGAAATTACACGAATTAGAGCTCAATCGTACAAAGAGCATTCAGGGAGGCAACTCTAATAATTCAACAAACGCTAGTGGTGCCTCAACGTCAGGAGGTGGCAACTCCAATGCCAACAATAGTCAACAACAGAACACAAATTCGCAACAATCGAACAGTACCGCAACAGATCATAAATTCGCAGCTGGTGCTAGTGGCGATAATAAAACGGTAAATGCGCCAACAGCAGCTACAGCGAATGCCGGTGCCGCTAATCCTTTTGCCAAAATCAAAgctgaaaaagttgaaaattaa